A DNA window from Arachis hypogaea cultivar Tifrunner chromosome 18, arahy.Tifrunner.gnm2.J5K5, whole genome shotgun sequence contains the following coding sequences:
- the LOC112771750 gene encoding transcription factor bHLH117 → MISMEPYSIDPMFSGMSLQSLLNLNPSLLSFLTDHPPQPQLPNHLTLHPTLEPYFNFIPKRPRLTYSSCSSSSSSPPSSLRAKPLPPKSNFARQRRQKLSEKTRCLQKLMPWDKKMDQATLFEQAYSYVKFLQAQVSVLQSMPYHAPPSPSFNNGGGCVFGFGDLERLNRNQLLQVLVNSPVAQTVMSSKGLCVFSMEQLGLLTKLSERRLLLQNMNANMNMVSDSKPFFN, encoded by the coding sequence ATGATATCCATGGAGCCCTACAGCATAGACCCCATGTTTTCAGGAATGAGCCTCCAATCACTCCTAAACCTCAACCCCTCCCTCCTCTCCTTCCTCACCGACCACCCTCCACAACCACAACTACCAAACCACCTCACTCTTCACCCCACTCTTGAACCCTACTTCAACTTCATCCCAAAACGCCCCCGCCTCACCTACTCTTCGTGTTCATCATCGTCATCGTCTCCGCCGTCCTCCCTCCGCGCAAAACCCCTTCCTCCGAAGAGCAACTTTGCTCGCCAGAGGAGGCAGAAGCTCAGCGAGAAGACTCGCTGCCTCCAGAAGTTGATGCCATGGGACAAGAAGATGGATCAGGCCACACTTTTCGAACAAGCCTACAGCTATGTTAAGTTCTTGCAGGCTCAGGTCTCCGTTCTTCAATCCATGCCCTACCACGCACCACCGTCACCCTCCTTCAACAATGGCGGCGGCTGTGTGTTCGGGTTCGGCGACTTGGAGAGGCTGAACAGGAACCAGTTGCTGCAGGTGCTGGTGAACTCTCCGGTGGCGCAGACGGTGATGTCGTCGAAGGGTTTGTGCGTCTTCTCAATGGAGCAGTTAGGGTTGCTGACGAAACTCTCGGAGCGGAGGCTTCTCCTTCAGAATATGAACGCCAACATGAACATGGTGTCTGATTCAAAACCTTTCTTCAACTAA